A single window of Syntrophus aciditrophicus SB DNA harbors:
- a CDS encoding nucleotide sugar dehydrogenase, which yields MNSSSDILSIGPTEATLNALSSTSPAGESFPLPSPEDYPREFERLQQLVQEQRELGREIVVVMGLGFVGAVMAGVVADSVDRTTGKPSKFVIGMQRPSVRSYWKIPLFNRGVAPVEAEDPEVVPLISRCVNEKKTLTATFTEDALSLADVVVVDVQCDYFKECLGNVREGHAEIAALEDSLRVIGEKIQPECLVLIETTVPPGTTEYIAYPIIKKAFEKRGLTDAEPLLSHSFERVMPGREYVASIRDFWRVCSGINETARERVRKFLSEILNVEKYPLTVLDRPIESETCKIVENSYRATLLAFLDEWSLFAERNGVDLIKVINAIKMRPTHSNMIFPGPGIGGYCLPKDGGLGVWAYRTLMGFEDDIFKITPAAIDINDTRALHAAELVRDALRNMSKIVAASKIAILGASYREDVGDTRYSGSEILVRKLTEMGGEIAVHDPYVQHWWEFEKQETYPAVGHSWSRFFRNQEKLNELRIQQDLETVLKGADAVVLAVRHQLYLTLTPDEIVRMAGRPIAVVDCFGILDDEKIQRFFELGCEVKGLGRGHVKRIKDRVKRV from the coding sequence ATGAATTCGTCCAGCGATATTCTGTCTATTGGTCCTACGGAAGCTACCCTCAACGCCCTTTCTTCAACCAGCCCTGCCGGTGAAAGCTTCCCTCTGCCTTCACCGGAAGACTATCCCCGGGAATTTGAGCGCCTGCAACAGCTCGTTCAGGAACAGCGCGAGCTGGGCCGGGAGATCGTTGTTGTCATGGGCCTGGGTTTTGTGGGGGCGGTCATGGCGGGCGTGGTGGCTGATTCGGTCGATCGCACCACCGGCAAGCCCTCAAAATTCGTCATCGGAATGCAGCGCCCCTCGGTCCGATCCTATTGGAAGATCCCCCTCTTCAACCGCGGCGTCGCTCCCGTGGAGGCGGAAGATCCGGAAGTCGTTCCCCTGATCTCCCGCTGCGTGAACGAAAAAAAGACCCTGACGGCCACCTTCACCGAAGATGCCCTTTCCCTGGCCGATGTCGTGGTCGTCGATGTCCAGTGCGACTATTTCAAGGAATGCCTGGGGAATGTCCGGGAAGGGCATGCGGAAATCGCCGCCCTGGAAGACAGCCTGCGCGTCATCGGGGAAAAGATCCAACCGGAATGCCTGGTCCTCATCGAGACGACGGTTCCTCCGGGGACAACGGAATACATCGCCTACCCCATCATCAAGAAAGCCTTCGAAAAGCGGGGCCTCACTGATGCCGAACCCCTCCTGTCCCATTCCTTCGAACGGGTCATGCCGGGCCGGGAGTATGTGGCCTCCATCCGGGATTTCTGGCGAGTCTGCAGCGGGATTAACGAAACCGCCCGGGAACGGGTACGCAAGTTCCTGTCGGAAATCCTCAACGTGGAAAAATATCCCCTGACCGTCCTGGATCGTCCCATTGAAAGCGAGACCTGCAAGATCGTGGAAAATTCCTACCGGGCGACCCTCCTGGCCTTCCTGGACGAATGGAGCCTGTTCGCCGAACGCAACGGCGTGGATCTGATCAAGGTTATCAACGCCATCAAGATGCGGCCCACGCATTCCAATATGATCTTCCCCGGTCCCGGCATCGGCGGTTACTGTCTGCCCAAGGACGGCGGCCTGGGGGTGTGGGCGTATCGCACCCTCATGGGATTCGAGGACGACATCTTCAAGATTACGCCGGCGGCCATCGATATCAACGACACCCGCGCGCTCCATGCCGCGGAACTGGTCCGGGATGCCCTGCGAAACATGAGCAAGATCGTCGCGGCCTCGAAGATTGCCATCCTGGGGGCCTCATATCGGGAAGACGTGGGAGACACCCGCTACAGCGGTTCGGAGATCCTGGTCCGCAAGCTGACGGAGATGGGCGGCGAGATTGCCGTTCATGATCCCTACGTCCAGCACTGGTGGGAGTTTGAAAAGCAGGAGACCTATCCGGCCGTCGGCCACTCCTGGTCTCGCTTCTTCAGGAATCAGGAAAAACTGAACGAACTCCGGATACAGCAAGATCTAGAGACCGTTCTGAAAGGCGCCGATGCCGTGGTCCTGGCTGTTCGCCATCAACTCTATCTGACGTTAACGCCCGATGAGATCGTCCGCATGGCCGGACGGCCGATTGCTGTGGTGGATTGTTTCGGCATTCTCGATGACGAGAAGATTCAGCGGTTCTTTGAACTGGGCTGCGAAGTGAAGGGCCTGGGACGGGGGCATGTCAAACGGATCAAGGATCGGGTGAAGAGGGTTTAA
- a CDS encoding mannose-1-phosphate guanylyltransferase/mannose-6-phosphate isomerase encodes MRNSQNLNCAETMLIPTILCGGAGSRLWPLSRDEYPKQLLPLAGEETMLQGTIRRLEGFACPDVILSPSPIVVCNEDHRFVVAQQLQEAGSAGASIILEPQGRNTAPALTVAALSAAENGGDSLLLVMPADHLVKNREAFHQAVERGIAPALSGAVVTFGIVPDWPETGYGYIQADQDSPFAEETFPILRFVEKPDFTTAESYLSTGDYCWNSGMFLVRAETWLKTMEQLQPSMLAACRAAFFRGRRDLDFHRLDSESFSECPADSIDYAVMENLRALADPSIRGVMVALDAGWSDVGAWDAVWRISEKDEEGNAASGDVLLENSQDSLVISTSRLVSCVGIDLLAVIETPDAVLVADMDKVQDVKKIVASLKAKERREGTAHRKVFRPWGWYDSLAQGDGVQVNRMLVNPGAMTSLQVHRHRSEHWIVVRGIAAVTLGRETVLLTENQFTFIPAGEKHRVENPGQAPLEIIEVQFGSCLDEDDIVRLEDRYGRISINRGSACFSCSAS; translated from the coding sequence ATGCGAAACTCACAAAATCTGAATTGCGCGGAAACAATGCTGATTCCCACGATTCTCTGCGGTGGGGCGGGAAGCCGCCTGTGGCCGCTTTCGCGGGATGAGTACCCCAAACAGCTTCTGCCTCTGGCGGGAGAGGAAACGATGCTCCAGGGAACGATCCGGCGGCTGGAAGGCTTTGCCTGTCCGGATGTAATCCTCTCCCCGTCCCCGATTGTGGTCTGCAATGAAGACCACCGCTTCGTCGTCGCCCAGCAGCTGCAGGAGGCGGGCAGCGCGGGGGCGTCCATCATCCTGGAACCCCAGGGCCGCAACACCGCTCCGGCCCTGACCGTCGCCGCTCTTTCCGCGGCGGAAAACGGCGGGGATTCCCTCCTGCTGGTCATGCCCGCCGATCACCTGGTGAAAAACCGGGAAGCCTTTCATCAGGCCGTCGAAAGAGGCATCGCTCCCGCCCTTTCCGGGGCCGTCGTCACCTTTGGCATCGTTCCGGACTGGCCGGAAACGGGATATGGATACATCCAGGCGGATCAGGACTCTCCCTTTGCCGAGGAGACGTTCCCGATACTCCGTTTCGTCGAGAAGCCGGATTTCACGACGGCGGAATCCTATCTGTCCACCGGCGACTACTGCTGGAACAGCGGCATGTTTCTCGTGCGGGCCGAAACGTGGCTCAAAACGATGGAGCAGCTTCAGCCGTCCATGCTGGCCGCCTGCCGCGCCGCCTTTTTCCGGGGGAGGCGCGACCTGGATTTCCATCGTCTGGATTCCGAATCCTTCTCCGAATGCCCCGCCGACTCCATCGATTATGCCGTCATGGAAAATCTCCGCGCCCTGGCCGATCCATCCATCCGCGGTGTCATGGTCGCTCTCGATGCGGGGTGGTCCGACGTCGGCGCGTGGGATGCCGTCTGGCGCATCAGCGAAAAAGATGAAGAAGGCAACGCCGCATCCGGGGATGTGCTCCTCGAAAATTCCCAAGACTCTCTCGTGATTTCCACCTCTCGCCTGGTTTCCTGTGTCGGTATCGATCTGCTGGCTGTGATTGAAACCCCGGATGCGGTTCTTGTCGCGGATATGGATAAGGTCCAGGACGTCAAAAAAATCGTCGCCTCCCTCAAAGCGAAGGAACGCCGGGAAGGGACCGCCCATCGCAAGGTCTTTCGCCCCTGGGGGTGGTATGATTCTCTGGCTCAGGGCGATGGGGTCCAGGTGAACCGCATGCTCGTCAACCCCGGAGCGATGACCAGCCTGCAGGTGCACCGCCACCGCTCGGAACACTGGATCGTAGTGCGGGGCATCGCCGCAGTTACGCTGGGCAGGGAGACCGTCCTTCTCACGGAGAACCAGTTCACCTTTATCCCCGCCGGTGAAAAGCACCGCGTCGAAAATCCCGGACAGGCCCCCCTGGAGATCATCGAGGTCCAGTTCGGCTCCTGCCTGGACGAGGACGACATCGTCCGCCTGGAAGACCGCTACGGCCGTATAAGTATAAATAGGGGCAGCGCCTGTTTTTCGTGCTCCGCTTCCTGA
- a CDS encoding DegT/DnrJ/EryC1/StrS family aminotransferase, which translates to MNFIDLPAQQQRIRMQIEENIRKVLDHGQYIMGPEIGALEQALVEYTGVRHAIACSSGTDALLLALMAYGVGPGDAVFTTPFTFIATAEVVALLGATPVFVDIDPRTFNIDPEKLKQAIQAVKQNDPRLHPLPAASQSAALTPKGIIPVDLFGLPADYDRISAIAREHGLFVIEDAAQSFGAEYQGKKAGALADIACTSFFPAKPLGGYGDGGMCFTDDDTLADLMRSIRIHGQGSDRYNNVRVGINGRLDSLQAAILLAKFSLFPEETILRQQAAGRYSALLAQNESLVLPYVPDGYLSVWAQYSILARDNAHRAAIQAALQKEGIPTMVYYPKPLHVQDAFAFLGYRPDDLPVSDDCARRIFSLPMHPYLKEDDQKLIADAINGI; encoded by the coding sequence ATGAACTTTATTGATCTGCCCGCACAGCAGCAGCGAATTCGCATGCAAATTGAAGAGAATATCCGGAAAGTGCTGGATCACGGCCAGTACATCATGGGGCCGGAAATCGGGGCGCTGGAACAGGCCCTGGTCGAGTACACGGGCGTGAGGCACGCCATCGCCTGCTCGTCCGGGACGGACGCCCTTCTGCTGGCCCTGATGGCTTACGGGGTCGGGCCGGGCGATGCGGTTTTCACCACGCCCTTCACCTTCATCGCCACGGCGGAAGTGGTCGCCCTGCTGGGGGCCACCCCTGTCTTTGTGGACATCGATCCCCGGACCTTCAACATCGATCCGGAAAAGCTGAAGCAGGCCATCCAGGCCGTGAAGCAGAACGATCCCCGCCTCCATCCCCTGCCTGCCGCCTCGCAGAGCGCCGCGCTGACTCCAAAAGGGATCATCCCCGTGGATCTCTTCGGCCTGCCGGCGGATTACGACCGGATTTCCGCAATTGCCCGTGAGCACGGCCTCTTTGTCATCGAGGATGCGGCCCAGTCCTTCGGCGCGGAATATCAGGGGAAAAAAGCCGGCGCGCTGGCCGACATCGCCTGCACGTCCTTCTTCCCGGCGAAGCCGCTGGGCGGCTACGGCGACGGCGGGATGTGCTTCACCGACGACGACACCCTGGCGGATCTCATGCGCTCCATCCGGATTCACGGCCAGGGCAGCGACCGGTACAACAACGTCCGGGTCGGGATCAACGGCCGGCTGGACTCGCTTCAGGCCGCCATCCTGCTGGCCAAGTTCTCCCTCTTTCCCGAGGAAACAATCCTCCGCCAGCAGGCCGCAGGACGCTATTCAGCCCTGCTCGCACAGAACGAGTCGCTCGTGCTGCCTTATGTCCCGGATGGGTATCTTTCCGTCTGGGCGCAGTACTCCATCCTGGCCCGCGACAACGCGCACCGCGCCGCCATCCAGGCCGCCCTGCAGAAGGAGGGCATCCCCACGATGGTGTATTATCCCAAACCGCTGCATGTCCAGGACGCCTTTGCCTTCCTCGGCTATCGTCCGGATGATTTACCGGTCAGCGACGACTGCGCGCGGCGCATCTTCAGCCTCCCCATGCACCCCTACCTGAAAGAGGACGATCAGAAGCTCATTGCCGATGCAATCAACGGGATTTAG
- a CDS encoding polysaccharide biosynthesis protein: MRSLMTPTPQKRLLLFLSGDIFFICLSLYLSFLIHFNFSQAVDYIRLMEPVLPYFLAVKLFFLAVFRGYRMTWRYVGVSDLTNIMAAVMISDLVLMVASFPIPIPEFWHIQFPLEGYVKRIFIVDGVFSLFFIGGMRVAKRVYLEVIRGKKSVRTGKRTLILGAGNTGEMILRDMAKQRFSAFYPVGLLDNDTRKIGVYIHGVKVLGRLGELRTLISRNDIEAVIIAIPSLNHKKLRVLYDSARRAGVKTIKFVPRIYNFERPEINLRALEDIAIEDLIGRQAITVDYEGIRDFLTGRSIMVTGAGGSIGSEIVTQVCSFSPSCLVLFDIDETELHNLGLKLQRLFPELSDRIQYVTGDVRDRGRLDEVFRAYAPRIVFHAAAYKHVPMMESNPKEAVKVNIFGTHALAEAAKNYGVEKFIMISTDKAVRPTSVMGATKRMAEHICRAFQEAGSGKEGGESTRYVSVRFGNVLGSRGSVLPLFLDQLKHGGPLTITHRDMLRYFMTIPEAVSLVLQASTMGGGGEVFVLDMGEPVKILEVAEELVRLQGLEPYKDIEFEFTGLRPGEKLFEEILTAEEGTVASRHEKIFVARNSEKYSLDDLTPILADFDSAVKSLDPDSPEAVRTLLKKYVRHYEK, from the coding sequence ATGCGCAGTCTTATGACGCCGACGCCGCAGAAGCGGCTTTTATTGTTTTTATCCGGGGACATTTTCTTCATCTGCCTGTCCCTCTATCTTTCCTTCCTGATTCACTTCAACTTCAGCCAGGCGGTCGATTACATCAGGCTGATGGAACCGGTCCTGCCCTATTTCCTTGCCGTCAAACTGTTTTTCCTTGCCGTCTTCCGGGGATACCGGATGACCTGGCGCTACGTCGGGGTCTCCGATCTGACCAACATCATGGCGGCGGTCATGATTTCCGACCTGGTACTGATGGTCGCCAGTTTTCCCATTCCCATTCCCGAGTTCTGGCACATCCAGTTCCCCCTTGAAGGCTACGTCAAACGGATCTTCATCGTGGACGGCGTTTTCTCACTGTTCTTTATCGGTGGAATGAGGGTCGCGAAACGGGTCTACCTGGAGGTGATCCGGGGGAAAAAATCAGTCCGGACGGGAAAAAGGACTCTGATCCTGGGAGCCGGCAACACCGGCGAGATGATCCTGCGGGACATGGCAAAGCAGCGCTTTTCGGCGTTTTATCCCGTCGGTCTGCTGGACAACGACACGCGCAAGATCGGCGTCTACATCCACGGCGTCAAGGTCCTCGGAAGGCTGGGCGAGCTGAGAACCCTGATCTCCCGCAATGACATCGAAGCGGTGATCATCGCCATCCCCTCCCTCAACCACAAGAAGCTCCGGGTGCTGTACGATTCGGCCAGGCGGGCCGGGGTGAAAACCATCAAATTCGTCCCGCGGATCTACAACTTCGAGCGGCCGGAGATCAACCTCAGGGCCCTGGAGGATATCGCCATCGAGGATCTGATCGGACGTCAGGCCATCACCGTGGATTATGAGGGAATCCGGGACTTTCTGACAGGCAGGTCGATCATGGTGACCGGCGCCGGCGGCTCCATCGGGTCGGAAATCGTCACGCAGGTGTGTTCCTTTTCCCCTTCCTGCCTGGTCCTGTTCGATATCGACGAGACGGAACTCCACAACCTCGGGCTGAAACTGCAGCGCCTGTTTCCTGAGCTGTCAGACCGGATTCAGTATGTGACCGGCGACGTCCGGGATCGGGGAAGGCTTGATGAGGTCTTCCGGGCTTACGCCCCCCGGATCGTTTTTCACGCGGCCGCGTACAAGCATGTCCCGATGATGGAGAGCAACCCCAAGGAGGCCGTCAAGGTCAATATCTTCGGGACGCATGCCCTGGCCGAGGCGGCGAAGAATTACGGCGTCGAAAAGTTCATTATGATCTCCACGGACAAGGCCGTCCGTCCGACCAGTGTGATGGGGGCGACGAAAAGGATGGCCGAGCATATCTGCCGGGCCTTCCAGGAAGCGGGCAGCGGGAAGGAGGGCGGCGAGTCGACGCGATATGTTTCCGTCCGGTTCGGCAACGTGCTGGGAAGCCGGGGGAGCGTTCTGCCCCTGTTTCTGGATCAGCTCAAGCACGGTGGGCCGTTGACCATCACCCACCGGGACATGTTGAGGTATTTCATGACGATCCCCGAGGCGGTGTCCCTGGTCCTGCAGGCCTCGACGATGGGCGGCGGCGGGGAGGTCTTTGTCCTGGACATGGGGGAGCCGGTGAAAATTCTCGAGGTGGCCGAAGAGCTGGTCCGTCTCCAGGGGCTGGAGCCGTACAAGGACATTGAATTCGAGTTCACGGGTCTGCGGCCGGGAGAAAAGCTTTTCGAGGAAATTCTCACGGCGGAAGAGGGGACCGTCGCCAGCCGCCACGAAAAAATTTTCGTCGCCCGGAACAGCGAGAAGTATTCCCTGGACGACCTGACCCCGATCCTTGCTGATTTCGACAGCGCCGTCAAATCCCTCGATCCCGACAGCCCCGAAGCCGTCAGGACGCTCCTGAAAAAATACGTCCGCCATTATGAGAAATAG
- a CDS encoding glycosyltransferase family 4 protein has translation MTPTAFFLHLSFAFGLFLVSLLTTRYILRHFKVIDIPGARSSHSVPTPKSGGVSIVVTFLLGVILIFCFADATMIPRRHFLGFVFSALLIAGISLYDDVKNKPFLIKLAAQCLAALLVLAFGLVIDEVALPWVGNVTLGIWGYPLSFLWIVGLTNAFNFMDGLDGLMGGVGVIVSAFFCAITFSQGSTFVYITSYTLLAGTAGFLLYNFPPARIFMGDVGSAFLGFAFAVLAIIAARYDHSHTSFFVMPLLMFNIIYDTTFTFFRRLIRGERVFDAHRSHLYQLFQQSGFSHRAVTLFHYGVCLMQGGAAFWMVQIPGDRRLFVFLPFLLFQAAYTLVILRMAKTREIV, from the coding sequence ATGACCCCAACCGCCTTTTTCCTCCATCTCTCTTTCGCGTTCGGCCTGTTCCTCGTGTCCCTGCTTACCACGCGATACATTCTCCGTCATTTCAAAGTGATCGACATCCCCGGAGCGCGTTCGTCGCACAGCGTCCCCACCCCGAAATCAGGCGGCGTTTCCATCGTTGTCACTTTCCTGCTCGGCGTGATCCTTATTTTCTGCTTTGCTGACGCCACGATGATCCCCCGCCGGCATTTCCTCGGATTCGTCTTCTCCGCTCTGCTCATCGCGGGGATCTCCCTTTATGACGACGTCAAGAACAAGCCCTTCCTCATAAAACTGGCCGCGCAGTGCCTGGCCGCGTTACTCGTTCTGGCGTTCGGGCTGGTGATCGATGAAGTGGCCCTGCCCTGGGTGGGGAACGTCACGCTTGGAATCTGGGGGTACCCCCTGTCCTTTCTCTGGATCGTCGGTCTGACCAACGCCTTCAATTTCATGGACGGGCTGGACGGCCTGATGGGCGGCGTCGGCGTGATTGTCAGCGCCTTTTTCTGCGCCATTACCTTCTCCCAGGGGAGCACGTTCGTTTATATCACCTCTTACACCCTGCTGGCGGGGACGGCGGGCTTCCTTCTCTACAACTTTCCTCCGGCCCGGATCTTCATGGGTGATGTGGGAAGTGCCTTTCTCGGATTCGCTTTCGCCGTCCTGGCCATTATCGCCGCGCGGTACGACCACTCCCACACCTCATTTTTCGTCATGCCCCTGTTGATGTTCAACATCATTTATGATACGACCTTCACGTTTTTCCGGCGCCTTATTCGGGGCGAACGGGTGTTCGACGCGCACCGCAGCCATCTGTATCAGCTCTTTCAGCAGAGCGGGTTCAGCCATCGCGCCGTAACGCTGTTTCACTACGGAGTGTGCCTTATGCAGGGCGGGGCGGCATTCTGGATGGTTCAAATCCCGGGCGACCGCCGCCTTTTTGTTTTCCTGCCGTTTCTGCTCTTTCAGGCCGCTTACACACTGGTTATTCTCAGGATGGCAAAAACGAGAGAAATCGTGTAA
- a CDS encoding NAD-dependent epimerase/dehydratase family protein has product MNILVTGATGAIGPRVVSAMCDAGHRVRAFSIDEPSPGLFPPGVEAIAGDVTDRAAVQSAMEGMDAVVHMAALLHIVNPPPELREKYEHVNVCGTRTVVEAALNSGVRRVVLFSTIAVYGPADGRIIDEASPPRPETDYARTKLAAEQIVLNAQGPDCRPLGTVLRLGAVYGSRIKGNYERLTQALARHRFLPVGRGHNRRTLVYDRDVGDAAALVVSHPAAAGRIFNVTDGTFHTLNEIIESICSALGRRPPRCFLPLGPTRFLIGLTEKGSVALGLKPLVTRGMLDKYTEDIAVDGSLLQRELGFSPRYDLKTGWEETVKEMRDLALLKIR; this is encoded by the coding sequence ATGAACATCCTCGTTACCGGAGCCACCGGCGCCATCGGACCGCGGGTCGTTTCCGCGATGTGCGATGCCGGCCACCGGGTTCGAGCTTTTTCTATCGATGAACCTTCACCAGGGCTGTTCCCTCCGGGGGTAGAAGCGATTGCCGGCGACGTCACGGACAGGGCAGCCGTCCAGTCCGCCATGGAGGGCATGGATGCCGTCGTTCATATGGCGGCGCTCCTGCATATCGTCAATCCGCCTCCCGAGCTGCGGGAAAAATACGAGCACGTTAATGTCTGCGGAACGAGGACGGTCGTCGAGGCGGCACTGAACTCGGGCGTCCGGCGCGTTGTTCTGTTCAGCACCATCGCCGTGTACGGGCCGGCGGACGGGCGGATCATCGATGAGGCTTCGCCGCCGCGGCCGGAAACGGATTACGCCCGGACGAAGCTTGCCGCCGAACAGATCGTATTGAATGCACAAGGCCCCGATTGCCGACCTCTGGGCACGGTCCTGCGCCTGGGGGCGGTTTACGGCTCCCGCATCAAGGGAAACTACGAGCGCCTGACCCAGGCCCTGGCCCGTCATCGCTTTTTGCCTGTCGGCAGGGGACACAATCGGAGGACGCTGGTTTACGACAGGGACGTCGGCGATGCCGCTGCGCTGGTGGTTTCTCATCCCGCCGCGGCGGGCAGGATCTTCAACGTTACGGACGGGACATTTCATACCTTGAATGAAATTATCGAGTCCATCTGTTCCGCCCTGGGCCGCAGGCCGCCGCGGTGTTTTCTGCCTCTGGGGCCGACCCGCTTTCTGATCGGACTCACCGAAAAGGGAAGTGTCGCTCTCGGTTTGAAGCCCCTGGTCACCCGGGGAATGCTGGATAAATATACCGAGGATATCGCCGTCGACGGCAGCCTTCTCCAGAGAGAACTGGGTTTTTCCCCCCGCTATGATTTAAAAACGGGTTGGGAAGAGACCGTCAAGGAGATGCGGGACCTTGCCCTCTTGAAAATCCGATGA
- a CDS encoding glycosyltransferase family 4 protein, whose amino-acid sequence MSRPKILYFITEDWYFCSHRLPLALAARDAGYDVAVVTNVNEHADVIRRAGIRLIPFDLSRKGMNPASELAVLARLIALYRKEKPDIVHQVAMKPVLYGSLAARLSGVSRVVNALAGLGYIFTSDQPKARFLRPVIGSAFRGLLNSRRSRLILQNQDDRAKFIRKRFISEKRIRLIRGSGVDTAVFVPTPEPPGVPVVILPSRMLWDKGVREFVDAAGQLKKRGISARFVLVGDADPHNPSAIHTEQLTAWHAEGAVEWWGRRDDMPAVFEQSHIVCLPSYREGLPKVLLEAASCGRPIVTTDTPGCRDVVRQGENGLLVPVRGTAELADALQLLIEQPALRKKMGCKGREIVVSEFALEKVVAKTMNIYRELLKP is encoded by the coding sequence ATGAGCCGTCCGAAGATCCTCTATTTCATCACGGAGGACTGGTATTTCTGCTCTCACCGTCTGCCGCTCGCCCTGGCGGCGCGGGATGCCGGGTATGATGTCGCTGTCGTGACAAACGTCAACGAGCACGCTGATGTGATCCGTCGGGCAGGCATCCGGCTCATTCCCTTCGATCTTTCCCGTAAAGGCATGAATCCGGCGTCCGAGCTGGCCGTTCTTGCCCGCCTTATCGCCCTTTATCGAAAAGAAAAACCGGACATCGTTCACCAGGTGGCCATGAAGCCGGTGCTCTATGGATCGCTTGCCGCCCGACTTTCAGGCGTGTCCCGGGTGGTGAATGCCCTGGCGGGGCTCGGGTATATCTTCACTTCCGATCAGCCCAAAGCCCGGTTCCTGCGCCCGGTCATCGGCAGCGCGTTTCGGGGGCTCCTGAACAGCCGACGGTCGCGCCTGATTTTGCAGAATCAGGATGACCGCGCCAAGTTTATCCGCAAAAGGTTTATCAGTGAAAAGCGGATAAGGCTGATTCGGGGATCGGGGGTGGATACGGCTGTTTTCGTCCCGACGCCGGAGCCTCCGGGAGTCCCGGTCGTTATTTTGCCATCCCGCATGTTGTGGGATAAAGGAGTCCGGGAATTCGTGGACGCCGCCGGACAACTGAAAAAACGCGGCATCTCTGCCCGCTTCGTCCTGGTGGGGGATGCGGACCCGCACAACCCTTCGGCAATCCACACGGAGCAGTTGACGGCCTGGCATGCGGAGGGCGCGGTCGAGTGGTGGGGGCGCCGTGACGACATGCCGGCGGTATTTGAACAGTCTCACATTGTCTGTCTGCCGTCCTACCGTGAAGGGCTGCCCAAGGTCCTGCTGGAAGCGGCGTCCTGCGGGCGTCCCATTGTTACCACGGATACGCCGGGCTGCCGTGATGTTGTCCGTCAGGGCGAGAACGGCTTGCTGGTTCCCGTCCGCGGCACGGCAGAACTGGCTGACGCGCTTCAGCTTCTGATCGAACAGCCTGCACTGCGGAAAAAGATGGGATGCAAGGGTCGGGAAATTGTGGTCAGCGAATTCGCCCTGGAGAAGGTTGTCGCGAAGACCATGAACATATACAGGGAACTGCTGAAGCCATGA